The DNA region CTATTAATTTTATATTGTGGTTTAAAATTGGTTCGCATTCTGCAGCATTTGCTATTACATATCCACCTTCTAAGTCGACATTTAACTTAACATGAGTCGGAAATCCTGCTCCACCTGCTCCAACAACTCCTGCCTCTTTAATAGCTTCTAAATAATTATCTGTTTCCTTTATCTTTTGATATTCATCTGGTTGTTTTTCAAAAGCTTCAATAAATACATAATCATCATTTAATTCGATTACTTTTCCATAAACACTCGAATGTATATTTGTTCCTAAACCGTCTGGTACTGCTATAAGCTGGCCTTTTGTAACTTCATCTCCTTTTTTTACTATTGGTTTGCATCTGTTCCCCACATGCTGTTTTAATGGCAAAATGATTCTCATTTCTTCACCACCTTTCTAATAATTAACTCTTGTAATTAATTCTTGCAAATATTATGCCAAAATTATTATTATATTTTTTTATAAACTATCTATAATTTGTCTAAGAAAAAACTTTTTCACAAAAATGATTGTCAATTTTTTGACATACAAAAACAATATTTTAACATTTTAAATAAATTAAAAAAGATGGATTATTTTAATATCCATCTCACAAATCCTAGTTTTAGACTTAAATTAATAATTTAATAAGATTAATAATTTATTATAATAAATAAGTGTCAAATAATTGACGCTCGTCAATTATTTGACACTTATTTATCAATCTTTATATTATAACTGCTAATTTTATAATACAATGTACTCCTTGGTATATTTAGTAATTTGGCTGCTTCAGCTTTATTGGATTTTGAAACCTTTAAAGCTTTCTTTATTAAATCTACTTCTAATCTTTTTATAGCTTCGTTCAAATCTAAAATACATTCTTCCTGAGATTGATCACAATGTTTATTTTTTAATAAAATATGATTTGGAATAATATCTTTACTAATGTAGCTGTTTTTAGAAAAAATAATTAAATACTCAATAATATTTTTCAACTCCCTAACATTCCCTTTCCATTCATAATTTGTTAATATGTCATAAACATCTTTTTCAATTTCAGGAAGTTTCAAACTATTTCTTTTACAAATACTTTCTATAAAATAATCAATTAATAAGACTATATCTTCTTTTCTTTCTCTCAAAGGTGGTATGTTAATTTCTACTACATTTAATCTATAATATAAATCTTCTCTAAATTTACCTTCTTTAATTAGTTTTTTCAAATCTTTATTTGTTGCAGAGATAACTCTTGTATTTATTTTAATATTTTTAGTTCCTCCTACCCTTCTTATTTCTTTTTCTTGTAAAACTCTTAATAATTTAGCTTGCATAAATAAAGGCATCTCACCAATTTCATCTAAAAATATAGTACCATTATTAGCAAGTTCAAAAAGACCTATTTTCCCTTTTTTATTTGCGCCTGAAAAAGCTCCTCCTTCATACCCAAAAAGTTCACTTTCAAGTAATTCACTTGGAATAGCACTACAATTTACTGGTACAAACAATCCTTTTTTACCACTATATTCATGTATCGCTCTTGCAAAAACCTCTTTTCCTGTTCCGCTTTCACCAGTTATTAAAATAGATATATCAG from Caloranaerobacter sp. TR13 includes:
- the prdR gene encoding sigma-54 dependent transcriptional regulator PrdR codes for the protein MFYNFEKMLVKDVMSKDFLLIDENEKLNSSIEKMLANNLVEMFIINENKDLIGLITLKDISNIKKNNLNENLPVKEYMNSKLITIDKEEDISKCRDIMLSNKIGRLPVIENNKLIGVIRIKEIRDYYYMRVEELSVQLDNIISNINEAVCVINKEGIVVLWNKKSEELYGVKFHEIIGKKITDFFPNAMMWKVLKDKKPIYNALHKPKEDSFVILSIFPIYIKGEFLGVVSTDRDITEVMGLSEKLEKVTNTLNYLKKEVDKYSSNSFSHIIGKSDKILEKVEIAKQVSKSDISILITGESGTGKEVFARAIHEYSGKKGLFVPVNCSAIPSELLESELFGYEGGAFSGANKKGKIGLFELANNGTIFLDEIGEMPLFMQAKLLRVLQEKEIRRVGGTKNIKINTRVISATNKDLKKLIKEGKFREDLYYRLNVVEINIPPLRERKEDIVLLIDYFIESICKRNSLKLPEIEKDVYDILTNYEWKGNVRELKNIIEYLIIFSKNSYISKDIIPNHILLKNKHCDQSQEECILDLNEAIKRLEVDLIKKALKVSKSNKAEAAKLLNIPRSTLYYKISSYNIKIDK